One Lysinibacillus sp. OF-1 DNA segment encodes these proteins:
- the dnaK gene encoding molecular chaperone DnaK, giving the protein MSKIIGIDLGTTNSCVSVLEGGEPKVIPNPEGNRTTPSVVAFKNGERQVGEVAKRQSVTNPNTIMSIKSKMGTADKVTVEDKDYTPQEVSAMILQYLKGYAEDYLGEKVTKAVITVPAYFNDAQRQATKDAGKIAGLEVERIINEPTAAALAYGLDKQDQDQKVLVFDLGGGTFDVSILELGDGVFEVLATAGDNKLGGDDFDDAVIEYLVAEFKKENGIDLSKDKMAMQRLKDAAEKAKKDLSGVTSTQISLPFITAGEAGPLHLEISLTRAKFDEITLPLVNRTVGPVRQALSDAGLSTSEIDQVILVGGSTRIPAVQEAVRKETGKEPHRGVNPDEVVAMGAAVQGGVLTGDVKDVVLLDVTPLSLGIETMGGVFTKLIDRNTTIPTSKSQVFSTAADNQPAVDIHVLQGERSMAADNKTLGRFQLADIPPAPRGVPQIEVTFDIDKNGIVSVKAKDLGTNKEQTIVIQSDSGLSEEEIERMVKDAESNAEADAKRKEEADLRNEADQLVFQVDKTIADLGEQITEDEKKSVEDARDELKKALEAGELEGIKAAKEKLEGVLQPLVMKVYEQAAAAAQAAQGGDAGADTGAGKKDDGVVDADFEEVKDDK; this is encoded by the coding sequence ATGAGCAAAATTATTGGTATTGACTTAGGAACAACAAACTCTTGCGTTTCTGTACTTGAAGGTGGAGAACCAAAAGTAATTCCAAATCCAGAAGGTAACCGTACGACACCATCTGTTGTTGCATTTAAAAATGGTGAACGTCAAGTTGGTGAAGTAGCGAAACGTCAATCTGTAACAAACCCTAATACAATTATGTCTATTAAATCAAAAATGGGTACAGCTGATAAAGTAACAGTAGAAGATAAAGATTACACACCACAAGAAGTATCGGCTATGATTCTTCAATACTTAAAAGGTTATGCAGAAGATTACTTAGGGGAAAAAGTAACAAAAGCAGTTATTACAGTTCCTGCTTACTTTAATGATGCACAACGCCAAGCTACAAAAGATGCTGGTAAAATCGCAGGTCTAGAAGTAGAGCGTATCATCAACGAACCAACTGCCGCTGCACTTGCTTATGGTTTAGACAAACAAGACCAAGACCAAAAAGTATTAGTATTTGACCTTGGTGGCGGTACGTTTGATGTATCTATCCTTGAGTTAGGTGACGGTGTCTTTGAAGTATTAGCTACAGCTGGTGATAACAAACTGGGTGGGGATGATTTCGATGACGCGGTTATTGAATATCTAGTAGCTGAATTCAAAAAAGAAAACGGTATTGATTTATCAAAAGATAAAATGGCGATGCAACGTTTAAAAGATGCCGCTGAAAAAGCGAAAAAAGATTTATCTGGTGTAACATCAACACAAATCTCTTTACCATTCATTACAGCTGGTGAAGCAGGTCCTTTACACTTAGAAATTTCTTTAACTCGTGCAAAATTTGACGAAATTACATTACCATTAGTAAATCGTACAGTTGGACCAGTACGTCAAGCATTATCTGATGCAGGTCTTTCAACTTCTGAAATCGACCAAGTTATTTTAGTTGGTGGTTCTACGCGTATTCCAGCAGTACAAGAAGCGGTACGTAAAGAAACTGGTAAAGAGCCTCACCGTGGTGTAAACCCTGACGAAGTAGTAGCTATGGGTGCTGCTGTACAAGGTGGCGTATTAACAGGTGATGTAAAAGACGTAGTATTACTTGACGTAACACCACTTTCACTTGGTATTGAAACAATGGGTGGCGTGTTCACAAAATTAATCGACCGTAACACAACAATTCCTACTTCTAAATCACAAGTATTCTCTACAGCAGCTGATAACCAACCAGCAGTAGATATTCATGTTCTACAAGGTGAGCGTTCAATGGCAGCTGACAATAAAACATTAGGTCGCTTCCAATTAGCAGATATTCCACCAGCACCACGTGGTGTACCTCAAATCGAAGTAACATTCGATATTGATAAAAACGGTATCGTATCTGTCAAAGCGAAAGACCTTGGTACAAACAAAGAGCAAACAATTGTGATTCAATCTGATTCTGGTTTATCAGAGGAAGAAATTGAACGCATGGTAAAAGACGCAGAGTCTAATGCTGAAGCGGATGCTAAACGTAAAGAAGAAGCAGATCTTCGCAACGAAGCAGACCAATTAGTATTCCAAGTGGATAAAACAATTGCTGACTTAGGCGAGCAAATTACAGAAGATGAGAAAAAATCTGTTGAAGACGCTCGTGATGAATTGAAAAAAGCGCTTGAAGCTGGTGAATTAGAAGGCATTAAAGCAGCAAAAGAAAAATTAGAAGGCGTATTACAGCCACTAGTGATGAAAGTTTATGAGCAAGCGGCAGCGGCAGCTCAAGCGGCTCAAGGTGGCGACGCAGGTGCAGACACTGGCGCTGGTAAAAAAGATGACGGTGTTGTAGACGCTGATTTCGAAGAAGTAAAAGATGATAAATAG
- the grpE gene encoding nucleotide exchange factor GrpE, whose protein sequence is MTETTENKDLVQEDVQAETTAEEVTQSEVQEEVELSIEEQYEAKLAELQAKLDDEENRHLRLRADFDNMRRRHQLDSEAAEKYRAQNLLSDLLPVLDNFERALQVETTSEETASIIKGIEMVYRSLIEATEKEGLQVIKAEGEQFDPTIHQAVMQEQDSEKETGVVLRELQKGYILKDRVLRPTMVSVNE, encoded by the coding sequence GTGACGGAAACAACGGAAAACAAAGATTTAGTACAAGAAGATGTACAAGCTGAAACGACAGCAGAGGAAGTAACACAATCAGAAGTTCAAGAAGAAGTAGAATTATCTATTGAAGAACAGTATGAGGCGAAGCTGGCTGAGCTACAAGCAAAGCTAGATGACGAGGAAAATCGTCACCTACGTCTACGTGCTGACTTCGATAATATGCGTCGTCGTCATCAGTTAGACAGTGAGGCTGCTGAGAAGTACCGTGCGCAAAACCTACTATCTGACTTATTGCCAGTTCTTGATAATTTTGAGCGTGCTCTACAAGTAGAGACAACTTCTGAAGAAACTGCATCCATCATTAAAGGGATTGAAATGGTGTACCGCTCTTTAATTGAAGCGACAGAAAAAGAAGGTCTACAAGTCATTAAAGCTGAAGGTGAGCAATTTGATCCAACTATTCACCAAGCTGTTATGCAAGAACAAGATAGTGAAAAAGAGACGGGTGTTGTCTTACGCGAGCTCCAAAAAGGGTATATCTTAAAGGATCGTGTTTTACGCCCAACAATGGTATCTGTGAACGAATAG
- the hrcA gene encoding heat-inducible transcriptional repressor HrcA — MLTNRQLQILQVIVDDFIVSAQPVGSRQISKKQGITFSPATIRNEMADLEELGFLEKTHTSSGRVPSEKGYRFYVDHLLSPQGINSKDIQQIQSIFNDRLVEVEHIIRKSANILSELTSYTSILLGPDVQRHRVKRFSIVPLSSDTAVAIIVTNNGHVENRMFNLPPDFTASDLEKMVNILNDRLIGVSLEDLHKSLEAEVLAVLQQHIRSADDFIRALVTATMHNSESKIFYGGKTNMFNQPEFHDLNKVRMILDLMETTSQVQSLFHPNESGIHIRIGSENKQLEMENCSVITTTYSIGDDQQGAIAIIGPTRMDYKRVVALLDIMRLDLTQAFMKNRSE; from the coding sequence ATGCTAACAAATCGGCAGTTACAGATATTGCAAGTCATTGTAGACGACTTTATTGTGTCTGCACAGCCGGTAGGTTCTCGCCAAATCTCCAAAAAACAAGGGATTACATTTAGTCCAGCCACTATTCGAAATGAAATGGCGGATTTAGAGGAATTAGGCTTCTTAGAGAAAACACATACTTCCTCTGGTCGAGTGCCTTCAGAAAAGGGTTACAGATTTTATGTAGATCATTTGTTGAGTCCTCAAGGCATTAATTCGAAGGACATTCAACAAATCCAATCAATTTTTAATGATCGACTAGTAGAAGTAGAGCATATTATCCGAAAGTCAGCCAACATTCTATCGGAGCTGACATCGTATACTTCCATACTTTTAGGACCTGATGTTCAAAGGCATCGTGTCAAACGATTTTCAATTGTCCCTCTTTCTAGCGATACAGCAGTAGCAATTATCGTAACGAATAATGGGCATGTTGAAAATCGCATGTTCAACTTACCGCCAGATTTTACCGCTTCTGATTTAGAGAAAATGGTCAATATCTTAAATGATCGCCTGATTGGTGTATCCTTAGAAGATCTCCATAAAAGCCTTGAAGCTGAAGTGCTAGCCGTGTTACAGCAACATATTAGATCAGCGGATGATTTTATTCGCGCGCTCGTAACAGCAACAATGCATAATTCAGAAAGTAAAATTTTCTATGGTGGGAAAACGAATATGTTCAACCAACCAGAATTCCATGATTTAAATAAAGTTCGCATGATTTTGGACTTGATGGAGACGACTAGCCAAGTGCAGTCCCTTTTCCATCCGAACGAATCAGGTATTCATATTCGGATAGGCTCAGAAAATAAACAATTAGAAATGGAAAATTGCAGTGTCATTACCACTACCTATTCCATTGGTGATGACCAACAGGGAGCCATTGCTATCATTGGCCCAACACGTATGGATTATAAGCGTGTCGTGGCTTTATTAGACATAATGCGCTTGGATTTAACACAAGCCTTTATGAAAAATCGTAGTGAATGA
- the hemW gene encoding radical SAM family heme chaperone HemW: MARGVYIHIPFCHQICNYCDFNKFYFKNQPVDEYIEALGKEMALATQKYPDNFRNIETIFLGGGTPTALSPEQLDKLLTYIHTYIPMESVTEFTSEANPDELSAAKLRVLFDGGVNRLSMGVQSFDQGLLQKIGRTHSNDHVYETIALARKIGFQNISIDLMYGLPGQTMAQWKDSLDKAFALDLPHFSAYSLIVEPKTIFYNQYTKGKLYLPTEDLEADMYDVLMQQMALHGLQQYEISNFAKPGFHSEHNKIYWDNDEYAGFGAGAHGYLKGIRYSNHGPLRKYMDAVFVNELPIVHEHEVSPAEKREEQMFLGLRKTAGVMHTIYEEKFKTPMAAHYETVIKDLVSKDLLEQDKVGVRLTRKGRFVGNEVFQQFLLED; the protein is encoded by the coding sequence ATGGCACGAGGTGTTTACATTCATATTCCTTTCTGTCATCAAATTTGTAATTATTGTGATTTCAATAAATTTTACTTTAAAAACCAACCAGTGGATGAATATATAGAAGCACTTGGTAAAGAGATGGCTCTTGCCACACAAAAATATCCGGACAATTTTCGTAATATCGAAACGATTTTTCTTGGAGGTGGGACACCAACTGCTTTATCACCGGAGCAATTGGACAAACTACTAACGTATATTCATACGTATATTCCGATGGAGAGTGTGACAGAATTTACATCAGAGGCTAATCCGGATGAATTGTCTGCGGCAAAATTGCGAGTGTTGTTTGATGGTGGTGTCAATCGTCTAAGCATGGGTGTGCAATCTTTTGACCAAGGGCTGTTACAGAAGATTGGACGCACTCATAGTAATGACCATGTTTATGAAACAATCGCTTTGGCTAGAAAAATTGGCTTTCAAAACATTAGCATTGATTTAATGTATGGTTTACCTGGGCAAACGATGGCTCAATGGAAGGACTCATTAGACAAAGCTTTTGCCCTTGATTTACCCCATTTCTCTGCCTACTCTCTTATTGTAGAGCCAAAAACGATTTTTTATAATCAATACACAAAAGGCAAGTTGTATTTACCAACGGAAGATCTCGAAGCAGATATGTATGATGTGTTGATGCAGCAAATGGCTTTACATGGACTTCAACAATACGAAATTAGTAATTTTGCAAAACCAGGCTTCCATTCAGAGCATAACAAGATTTATTGGGATAATGATGAATATGCAGGGTTTGGGGCGGGTGCCCATGGTTATTTAAAGGGCATACGTTACTCCAATCATGGTCCATTAAGAAAATATATGGATGCTGTTTTTGTAAATGAGCTACCTATTGTTCATGAACATGAAGTATCTCCAGCGGAAAAAAGAGAAGAACAAATGTTTTTAGGGCTGCGAAAAACAGCGGGGGTTATGCACACTATATATGAAGAAAAATTTAAAACACCAATGGCTGCTCATTATGAGACTGTTATAAAAGATTTAGTTTCAAAAGATCTTTTAGAACAAGATAAGGTGGGTGTTCGTCTAACTAGAAAAGGACGTTTTGTGGGCAATGAAGTTTTTCAACAATTTTTGCTAGAAGATTGA
- a CDS encoding DUF4179 domain-containing protein, whose amino-acid sequence MSNDILRVVDLDKENRGRRKKRGIVVIFLLMVVSGSLLYLWWNRDVDFEAYKTEVGKTASNSLGRLTLNEVIIDDNQILLNATFEPVKAFTPKHQIFFFPQILVNGKDYMVRNGGQSIVQSKNVYTIYNSIKMDDFPSDEDLALAIRYKDWNVETPIDKPWEFQVEASQEQLQEDRKIFVINKKVNHVDQQEITIDKVVSTPISTTIYFHADQSIVNDAVYFKIQSKAGQSWNFATPYPLNKEGTKWGSRVDALYLTEKNYTLIPVKKDGSKVADGIKIKKE is encoded by the coding sequence TTGTCCAATGATATACTGCGAGTAGTGGATTTGGATAAGGAAAATCGAGGACGCAGAAAAAAACGAGGAATAGTTGTTATCTTTTTATTGATGGTCGTTAGTGGATCATTGCTGTATTTGTGGTGGAATCGAGATGTGGATTTCGAAGCCTATAAAACAGAGGTGGGGAAGACAGCAAGCAATAGCTTAGGGCGTTTAACGTTAAATGAAGTGATTATTGATGACAATCAAATTTTACTGAATGCTACCTTTGAGCCTGTGAAAGCATTTACACCAAAACACCAAATATTTTTCTTCCCTCAAATACTCGTCAATGGGAAAGATTATATGGTTCGTAATGGAGGTCAATCCATTGTCCAGTCTAAAAATGTATATACCATATACAATAGTATCAAAATGGATGATTTTCCGTCAGACGAAGATTTAGCATTAGCTATTCGTTATAAAGATTGGAATGTAGAAACACCGATTGATAAACCTTGGGAATTTCAGGTAGAGGCTTCTCAGGAACAATTACAAGAAGATCGAAAAATCTTTGTGATTAATAAAAAAGTCAATCATGTCGATCAACAGGAAATAACGATTGATAAAGTTGTCTCCACACCCATCTCAACAACGATTTATTTTCATGCCGATCAAAGCATTGTCAATGATGCAGTTTATTTTAAAATCCAATCAAAGGCAGGACAATCATGGAACTTTGCTACACCCTATCCATTAAATAAAGAGGGGACAAAGTGGGGAAGTCGCGTAGATGCACTTTATTTAACAGAAAAAAATTATACATTAATTCCTGTCAAGAAGGATGGCAGTAAAGTTGCTGACGGCATCAAAATAAAAAAAGAATAA
- a CDS encoding DHH family phosphoesterase yields the protein MYKLLSHNDLDGVGCGILAKLAFNDKVRIRYNSITALDREIEFFLENDQQKTFLFITDLSPNEENEKRIQDYYQATGNVQLLDHHKTALHFNQYEWGKVLIEDEHGYLTSATSLLYQYLVTHGLLEKTAAISEFVELVRQYDTWEWEKNGNFQAQRLNALFFLVSIEEFEEKMLDRLKTSDRFDFDEFEKKILSMEEEKIERYIRRKKRELVQTNLGDFYAGVVYAESYHSELGNELGKENMHLDYIAMINMGSKRISFRTVHDHIDVSAIAAVYGGGGHQKAAGCSLTMEAYKQFVLATFHIEPIPEDAKRNRYNLKASSFGTFYKNQQEDVFILFSSDDIDWGIEKNNTPLAQNFASFHEAEWFLKRNYEVWLVRDDLFVDYLMQMANKVRHQHKGM from the coding sequence ATGTATAAATTATTATCACATAATGATTTAGATGGAGTAGGGTGTGGGATTTTAGCAAAGCTTGCTTTTAACGATAAGGTAAGGATACGCTACAATTCTATTACGGCACTTGACCGTGAAATAGAATTCTTTTTGGAGAATGATCAACAGAAAACATTTTTGTTTATTACAGATCTTTCTCCAAACGAAGAAAATGAAAAAAGGATTCAGGACTATTATCAGGCAACTGGGAATGTACAATTGCTGGATCATCATAAAACAGCGCTGCATTTCAATCAGTATGAATGGGGAAAGGTTTTAATTGAAGATGAGCATGGCTATTTAACGTCCGCTACTTCTTTATTGTATCAGTACTTGGTGACCCATGGTTTATTAGAAAAAACAGCCGCCATTTCAGAATTCGTAGAGTTAGTAAGACAATATGATACATGGGAATGGGAAAAGAACGGCAATTTTCAAGCGCAACGATTAAATGCACTGTTTTTTCTAGTATCCATTGAAGAATTTGAAGAGAAAATGCTGGATCGTTTAAAAACAAGTGATCGCTTTGATTTTGATGAATTTGAAAAGAAAATTTTAAGTATGGAAGAAGAAAAAATAGAGCGTTATATTCGGCGGAAGAAACGAGAACTTGTGCAAACCAATTTGGGCGACTTTTATGCTGGCGTTGTTTATGCAGAATCCTATCATTCTGAGCTTGGTAATGAATTAGGTAAGGAAAACATGCATCTTGATTATATTGCGATGATCAATATGGGCAGTAAAAGAATATCCTTTCGAACGGTTCATGACCATATAGATGTGTCAGCTATTGCCGCTGTTTATGGTGGAGGCGGACATCAAAAGGCTGCGGGCTGCTCTTTAACGATGGAAGCCTACAAACAGTTTGTATTGGCAACCTTCCACATAGAGCCTATTCCAGAGGATGCCAAAAGGAATCGTTATAATTTAAAGGCTTCTTCATTTGGAACATTTTATAAAAATCAGCAAGAGGATGTGTTTATTCTTTTTTCAAGCGACGATATTGACTGGGGGATTGAAAAGAATAACACGCCATTAGCGCAAAACTTTGCTAGCTTTCATGAAGCGGAGTGGTTTTTAAAGCGAAATTATGAGGTGTGGTTAGTAAGAGATGATCTCTTTGTGGACTATTTAATGCAAATGGCCAACAAAGTTCGTCATCAGCATAAAGGAATGTAA
- a CDS encoding polysaccharide deacetylase family protein — MKRKLITIGIVLLLMCAFAFSAYKLMNARNYQLFGNITSHVDTQEKVAALTFDDGPTDKTDAILALLEDYQVKATFFLIGQDIEKHPEEAKKIAVAGHQIGNHTYSHKRMVLKSPSFIKNEIEKTDALIASIGYQQTPFVRPPYGKKLIGFPHYLHKHQRETITWNLEPDTFFTKAEEKINYVKENIQPGSIILMHPMYDHTDNELQAIEGILQTLIDEGYTFVTIEELLQYQK, encoded by the coding sequence ATGAAACGGAAACTAATTACTATTGGCATAGTTCTTCTACTAATGTGTGCTTTCGCATTTTCAGCTTATAAACTAATGAACGCTCGTAACTATCAATTGTTTGGCAATATTACTTCTCATGTTGACACACAGGAAAAGGTGGCTGCCCTGACATTCGATGATGGACCAACTGACAAGACAGACGCTATTTTAGCGTTACTAGAAGACTACCAAGTAAAAGCAACGTTTTTTCTAATTGGACAGGATATTGAGAAGCATCCAGAAGAAGCAAAGAAAATTGCAGTAGCAGGCCATCAAATTGGCAACCATACGTATTCGCATAAGCGTATGGTATTGAAAAGCCCTTCCTTTATTAAAAATGAAATAGAAAAAACAGATGCACTCATTGCTAGCATTGGCTATCAACAAACACCTTTCGTCAGACCACCCTATGGTAAAAAACTAATCGGCTTTCCCCATTATTTACATAAACATCAACGTGAGACCATTACATGGAACTTAGAGCCCGATACGTTCTTTACAAAGGCAGAGGAAAAAATAAATTATGTGAAAGAAAATATTCAACCAGGTTCTATTATTTTAATGCACCCTATGTACGACCATACAGACAATGAATTACAGGCAATAGAAGGCATTCTTCAAACGCTTATTGATGAAGGCTATACATTTGTTACGATAGAAGAACTTTTACAATATCAAAAATAA
- a CDS encoding pyridoxal phosphate-dependent decarboxylase family protein encodes MQNIQQLFQSEDGNIQQRENFLSLLEKIVSSLDELKNPHKTTLGPMKERSANFYQELMQEHQVPTTGVGLDQVVKEMTQLMQGHPYHTRNFVTNVLPMASIPGVLGQFTNALLNGNNLWDVYGPAAAECEVKVVAMMSKLVGYDYTKSFGYTTWGGQGAVFSGLRLAIAKQFPHAKEDGVPNNLYCFASENAHYSLLKSVEAVGIGSKHLVRVKAGKDHSMDVEDLRIRMTEVIENGGIPVYVVATTGATDQFGIDDIQAIKEVTTTLEKKYNLQPVHIHADSALGGFYAFFNDYDFEKNPLQFEGDVVQGLRHIHDRMQHLAMADSLCFDFQKLGQTPYLTSLFLIKEGNSLQLLDIEDFDTPYVGNRGYGSYHTGYTLECSRMGSSIAIFAALQAFGKEGYQQLLANYVRVNLAFRTQLAVKTPMLQVVNDTNIGPVTAFRLYPDGFNWQAEQAGHYTQDQIEHINGINASFFEIIGEGRDDVFFGDTTRVCTVSTSDTTQHVPVAAAKFFSISPYTETDHIPNMIHFLQQKLTVLEASHIAYRH; translated from the coding sequence ATGCAAAATATCCAACAATTATTCCAGAGCGAAGATGGAAATATCCAACAAAGAGAGAATTTTTTATCCCTATTAGAGAAAATTGTTTCCTCATTAGATGAATTAAAAAATCCACATAAGACAACACTTGGTCCAATGAAAGAGCGTTCTGCTAATTTCTATCAAGAGCTGATGCAAGAACATCAAGTGCCAACTACAGGGGTTGGGCTCGATCAAGTTGTAAAAGAAATGACACAATTAATGCAAGGACATCCTTATCATACACGTAACTTTGTAACCAATGTTTTACCAATGGCAAGCATCCCAGGTGTATTAGGTCAATTTACAAATGCCCTACTAAATGGCAACAATTTATGGGATGTTTATGGTCCTGCTGCCGCTGAGTGTGAGGTCAAAGTAGTGGCTATGATGTCTAAATTAGTTGGCTATGATTATACGAAGAGCTTTGGTTATACAACATGGGGTGGACAAGGTGCCGTTTTCAGTGGACTTCGCCTTGCCATCGCCAAACAATTTCCACATGCCAAAGAAGATGGTGTTCCGAATAACTTATATTGCTTTGCTTCAGAAAACGCACATTATAGCCTTTTAAAATCTGTTGAGGCCGTGGGCATTGGCAGTAAACATTTAGTACGTGTAAAAGCTGGCAAAGACCACTCAATGGATGTGGAAGACCTACGTATTCGTATGACAGAAGTAATCGAAAATGGCGGTATCCCTGTCTATGTAGTGGCTACTACAGGAGCGACTGATCAATTTGGTATTGATGATATACAAGCTATTAAAGAGGTTACTACAACGCTTGAGAAGAAGTACAATTTACAGCCAGTACATATTCATGCTGATTCGGCTTTAGGTGGTTTTTATGCCTTCTTCAATGATTATGATTTCGAAAAAAACCCTCTACAATTTGAAGGCGATGTCGTACAAGGCTTACGACATATCCATGACCGCATGCAACATCTAGCTATGGCAGATAGCCTTTGCTTTGACTTCCAAAAGCTTGGACAAACACCTTATTTAACTAGCTTATTCTTAATTAAAGAAGGTAACAGTTTACAGCTATTAGATATTGAGGACTTCGATACACCTTATGTGGGCAATCGTGGTTACGGTTCATACCATACTGGTTATACATTAGAGTGCTCTCGTATGGGTAGCTCCATTGCTATTTTTGCTGCTCTCCAAGCATTCGGTAAGGAAGGTTATCAGCAACTATTAGCCAACTATGTACGTGTGAATTTAGCGTTCCGCACACAATTAGCTGTGAAAACACCAATGCTACAGGTCGTTAATGACACAAATATTGGTCCAGTTACAGCCTTTCGCTTGTATCCTGATGGCTTCAATTGGCAGGCTGAACAAGCTGGTCATTATACACAGGATCAAATCGAACACATTAATGGCATCAATGCATCATTCTTTGAAATTATAGGTGAAGGTCGTGATGATGTATTCTTCGGTGATACAACACGGGTTTGTACGGTTAGCACGAGTGATACAACACAGCATGTTCCCGTTGCAGCGGCAAAATTCTTCTCTATTTCACCATACACAGAGACAGATCATATCCCAAACATGATTCATTTCTTACAGCAAAAGCTAACAGTATTGGAGGCGTCTCACATTGCGTATCGTCACTAA
- a CDS encoding methyl-accepting chemotaxis protein — protein MRIVTKFKSSLLYKYIASFTIPIAIISLLFSVVLFAVSYRIIDNFVIKQFETTLEITSNTIFEDLEKNDVKAADNGSSDNYKKLLDQLNATVKKFDIENAYVLSKANGKEHIVALSNTDNHQQDYEFSDEMRKAVDTQTIQTSDIYKDEYGIHKSIFIPFKDTDIIFGLDMDASFISKLQTETLWICIILTVVFVIFGIIVAYFISVGITKPIKKMTRYVGQVAQGDLAVEPLQIKGSNEIAQLSSGIENMTEDLRTLIQQIAQNAEQVAAMSEELTASSEQTSASIQQITSSMQEVAVGSEKQTSSIEEVESHITTISSKMTEVVTSVTGVTEKAFQASAISEKGNTTIQDATEKMAVTSQAIQESATVVERLSTYTNEIGDIVALITQITDQTNLLALNASIEAARAGEHGKGFAVVAEEVRKLADQSLDATNSIRTRIETIKEESAQAVKSMAISSSNLAESSTTFNASGEAFADIYSHVTSLTQEMDHVNNIMSNINEGVSSIAISVEQVGVVAVQASGNIQNVAAASEEQSASIEEITASSNNLAEMAQQLRNITQKFKL, from the coding sequence TTGCGTATCGTCACTAAATTTAAAAGTTCTTTACTCTATAAATATATAGCCAGTTTCACCATTCCAATAGCCATTATTTCATTGCTATTTAGTGTTGTTTTATTCGCGGTTTCTTACCGTATTATCGACAATTTTGTCATTAAACAATTCGAAACTACTTTAGAGATCACATCGAATACGATTTTTGAAGATCTTGAGAAAAATGATGTAAAAGCGGCGGATAACGGTAGCTCTGACAATTATAAAAAACTATTAGATCAATTAAACGCTACGGTTAAAAAGTTTGATATAGAAAACGCCTATGTGCTTTCAAAAGCCAATGGTAAGGAGCATATCGTGGCATTAAGTAATACTGACAATCATCAGCAAGACTATGAATTTAGTGATGAAATGCGAAAAGCCGTCGACACACAAACCATTCAAACAAGTGATATATACAAAGATGAATATGGTATCCATAAATCTATTTTCATCCCATTTAAAGATACTGATATTATTTTTGGTTTAGATATGGATGCTTCCTTCATTTCTAAGCTACAAACAGAAACACTTTGGATTTGTATTATTCTAACCGTTGTTTTTGTGATTTTTGGTATTATCGTTGCTTACTTTATTAGTGTAGGTATTACGAAACCAATTAAAAAAATGACTCGCTATGTCGGTCAGGTTGCACAGGGAGATTTAGCCGTCGAGCCTCTCCAAATAAAAGGTTCCAATGAAATTGCCCAGCTATCATCAGGCATTGAAAATATGACGGAAGATTTACGTACATTAATTCAGCAAATAGCTCAAAATGCTGAACAAGTGGCGGCCATGTCAGAGGAATTAACTGCAAGCTCCGAGCAAACAAGTGCTTCCATACAGCAAATTACATCTTCTATGCAAGAGGTTGCAGTGGGCTCAGAAAAACAAACCTCTTCGATTGAAGAAGTGGAAAGCCATATTACAACCATCTCTAGCAAAATGACAGAGGTTGTCACAAGCGTAACTGGTGTGACAGAAAAGGCATTCCAGGCATCTGCGATCTCAGAAAAAGGCAATACAACGATTCAAGATGCTACAGAAAAAATGGCCGTAACATCCCAAGCCATTCAAGAATCAGCAACTGTCGTTGAACGTTTAAGCACATACACGAATGAAATCGGGGATATTGTAGCATTGATTACCCAAATAACGGATCAAACCAACTTACTTGCGTTAAATGCTTCCATTGAAGCAGCGCGTGCAGGTGAGCATGGCAAAGGCTTTGCAGTAGTAGCTGAGGAAGTACGTAAGCTGGCCGATCAATCTTTAGATGCTACAAACAGTATTCGAACACGTATCGAAACCATTAAGGAAGAATCGGCTCAAGCCGTAAAATCGATGGCTATTAGCAGCAGTAATCTTGCGGAAAGCTCCACAACATTTAATGCATCAGGAGAAGCATTTGCTGACATCTATAGCCACGTCACATCACTTACGCAGGAAATGGACCATGTCAATAACATAATGTCCAATATCAATGAAGGCGTGAGCAGCATCGCGATCTCTGTTGAACAAGTGGGCGTAGTAGCTGTGCAAGCCTCAGGCAATATTCAAAACGTTGCTGCTGCTTCTGAGGAGCAATCTGCAAGTATCGAGGAAATCACAGCTTCTTCGAATAACTTAGCAGAAATGGCTCAACAGCTTCGCAATATCACTCAAAAATTTAAGTTATAA